The following are encoded in a window of Falco biarmicus isolate bFalBia1 chromosome 8, bFalBia1.pri, whole genome shotgun sequence genomic DNA:
- the FAXDC2 gene encoding fatty acid hydroxylase domain-containing protein 2 — MKRGSGYSTMAEQQKQEEKLRDAVKITARVLGTGLLIFTVLANSVSGYAQNIWDTLGHFWQTTWLKFYYLCEGKERTIFFLGAALVPCLAFWCFNGILMVADVTGKPAFITRYRIQLGKNDPVDTKKLRQAIYTALCNQFFISLPMLVPMFYVMKWWGSTFNKELPTFHWFLMELGIFTLIEEVLFYYTHRLVHLPVLYKHIHKKHHEWTAPIGVVSIYAHPVEHILSNTLPVMTGPMLMGSHIVSIAAWFSLALVTTSISHCGYHLPFLPSPEFHDFHHLKFNQCYGVLGVLDYLHGTDTVFKQTKAYQRHRVLLSLTPLSESIPEAPRAE; from the exons GAGGAGAAGCTCAGGGATGCTGTGAAGATCACTGCCCGTGTCCTTGGTACGGGCTTGCTCATATTCACCGTCTTGGCGAACTCTGTTTCTGG GTATGCACAGAATATCTGGGACACTTTAGGCCATTTCTGGCAGACAACATGGCTGAAGTTCTACTACCTGTGTGAGGGAAAGGAGCGGACAATCTTCTTCCTTG GGGCTGCGTTGGTGCCTTGCCTTGCTTTCTGGTGCTTCAATGGAATCCTTATGGTGGCTGATGTAACAGGAAAGCCAGCTTTCATTACTCGCTATCGCATTCAGCTGGGCAAGAATGATCCT GTGGACACAAAGAAATTGCGCCAAGCCATCTACACAGCGCTGTGTAATCAGTTCTTTATCTCCTTGCCCATGCTTGTGCCCATGTTCTACGTCATGAAGTGGTGGGGCAGCACCTTCAACAAGGAATTACCCACCTTCCACTGGTTTCTTATGGAGCTAGGCATCTTTACCTTAATAGAGGAAGTTCTCTTCTATTATACACACAG GCTCGTTCACCTCCCGGTCCTGTATAAGCACATTCACAAGAAGCACCACGAGTGGACAGCCCCCATCGGTGTGGTCTCCATTTATGCTCACCCAGTAGAACACATA CTCTCCAACACGCTGCCCGTCATGACTGGCCCGATGCTGATGGGGTCCCATATCGTTTCAATCGCAGCATGGTTCTCCCTTGCTCTCGTAACAACAAGCATTTCGCACTGCGGCTACCACCTGCCCTTCCTACCGTCGCCAGAGTTCCACGACTTCCACCACCTCAA GTTCAACCAGTGCTATGGAGTCCTGGGAGTGTTGGATTATCTGCATGGCACAGACACAGTGTTCAAACAGACCAAAGCCTACCAGAGACACAGGGTCCTCCTCAGCCTCACGCCGCTCTCAGAGAGCATCCCTGAGGCACCCAGGGCAGAGTGA